Proteins found in one Fulvitalea axinellae genomic segment:
- the holA gene encoding DNA polymerase III subunit delta translates to MSVTAESIIKDMRAGRYAPVYLLQGEETFFIDQVGAFVERNALPEEQRGFNQTVFYGKDSDLKKVVSAARRFPMMAERQVVVVKEAQDLLDWKQEASQKLLLSYLENPVPTTILVFCHKRKNLAKNTKLYKAFDKVGVVLSTKKMYDSQLPQWIKNMVKSKGGVIDDMAAQMLADYIGTDLERLSNEVDKIFLNFKEKGVRLDEEMIRKFVGISKEYNPFELQKAIAFRDVMKANRIVNFFEANPKDHPIIPLISLLYNYFAKLLLLHHASDKSDGHLSRTLGVPPFILKEYRMAARNYDLRKVVACIRYLKEADLASKGVDAPSITQGQILRELVFKVLH, encoded by the coding sequence ATGTCGGTTACGGCGGAAAGCATCATCAAAGACATGAGGGCGGGCAGGTATGCGCCGGTTTACCTGTTGCAGGGCGAGGAAACTTTCTTTATCGATCAGGTGGGGGCGTTTGTGGAGCGCAACGCTTTGCCGGAAGAGCAGAGGGGATTTAACCAAACGGTGTTTTACGGAAAGGATTCAGACCTCAAGAAGGTGGTGTCCGCGGCGCGGAGATTCCCGATGATGGCCGAACGGCAAGTGGTTGTGGTGAAGGAAGCCCAAGACTTGCTGGACTGGAAGCAGGAAGCCTCGCAAAAGCTGTTGCTTTCTTATCTTGAAAATCCGGTACCTACCACTATTCTGGTGTTTTGCCACAAGCGCAAAAACTTGGCGAAGAACACCAAGCTTTATAAGGCTTTTGACAAAGTGGGAGTAGTGTTGTCTACCAAAAAAATGTACGACAGCCAGCTTCCGCAATGGATCAAGAATATGGTCAAATCCAAGGGCGGTGTGATAGACGATATGGCGGCGCAGATGTTGGCCGACTATATCGGAACGGACTTGGAGAGGCTGAGCAACGAGGTGGACAAGATCTTTTTGAATTTTAAGGAAAAGGGAGTTCGCCTTGACGAAGAGATGATCCGCAAGTTTGTCGGCATTAGCAAGGAGTACAATCCTTTCGAACTTCAGAAAGCGATCGCTTTTCGGGACGTGATGAAGGCCAACCGAATCGTAAACTTCTTCGAGGCCAACCCCAAAGACCATCCGATTATTCCGCTGATCAGTTTGCTGTATAATTATTTTGCGAAGTTGTTGTTGTTGCACCATGCTTCTGACAAATCGGACGGGCACCTTAGCCGGACTTTGGGAGTTCCGCCGTTTATATTAAAAGAGTACAGGATGGCCGCGCGCAATTATGATTTGCGCAAGGTGGTGGCCTGTATCAGATATCTCAAAGAGGCCGACTTGGCCTCAAAAGGCGTGGACGCCCCAAGCATAACGCAAGGCCAGATCCTGCGCGAGCTGGTGTTCAAGGTTTTGCATTGA
- a CDS encoding tetratricopeptide repeat protein yields the protein MIRQAFRIFLLGVTLWAPLGLMAQTKVYEEKSAQVYESAMELYAKGKYSAARERFDRYAESGANELLRVNSRYYGAMSAMYLGNSDGEARVRDFVERHPESPLSAKAFYELANHHYSTGKFKSAVLYFEKVNGSSLDRETRADYTFKKAYSYFNLRMFQKALPLFNSIKGIESERKGAASYYAGYIEYEAGDYDKAVKDLKVAGADDAYKNVVPYLIANIYYKQGDDKSLLTYAKPIVDGKGKVGNRSELTLLVAEAYFRAKDYGEAGKYYGKYLKVRKKAPADIYYRAGYSAYRSGASEDAISSFKKAALAKDSLAYYASYYLGSLYLKTDNKNYALTAFDKARKADFNEDIASESDFNYGKLNYDLERFDQAIRSLNNFVKKYPSHKYVTEANELISDAYLNGNNYENAIKHLEGLPYKSPKVRETLQIITFKRGVELFNQDAVEKAIPVFEKSLQYPYDKDIVVKTNYWIAEAHSLRKAFAESIPFYTTSLRMAEDRDNVRLNAMYGLGYAYFNTKQYSLALPYFKNYVTELESRPNKLFYGDALMRLADCYYVDKTYQSALNYYDLAVSQNNPDVDYAYFQKGMIEGVRGNFQTSRAHLAKVVSMEPRSKLREDAIYQMAAFDNESGDYHQSIEDINTLIKSSPHSPVLPLAIELRARNYYNLKKYREAADDYERIIEEFPKASVANDALLGLQGALKFLEKQDELDKYIAMYKKANPESEDLQLVEFETARNLYFSQKYTQGITRLTAYLIDYPESAYKVDAKYFLAECYYRDKQDDNARKWFDDVVADGNNMYVNRSLKKIIDIETLRSNHREAVNSASLLSSLARTKRDQYDAWSALMKSYYSLAKFDSTRFFANQVLEKANVSTNATNSANLYLGKAAYGKKEYNEAIDQFLNTLNTAKDVNGAEAQYLLGKIFHEQGKYEQSTETLIDLNKNFGVYEYWLSKAFLLIADNYIAQDELFQAKATLESIIEGSPVESVVEEAKDRLAQTEKKTREQIQKRDTTQVLMVDSLDAPAEVETNESDSVDVGSEEGSEDEKQQF from the coding sequence ATGATAAGACAAGCATTCCGGATTTTTTTGTTGGGTGTGACGCTCTGGGCGCCGCTGGGCCTGATGGCCCAGACGAAAGTCTATGAGGAGAAGTCCGCCCAGGTGTACGAGTCGGCCATGGAGCTATACGCCAAGGGCAAGTATTCGGCAGCCAGGGAGCGTTTCGACCGCTACGCCGAGAGCGGGGCAAACGAGTTGTTGCGGGTGAATTCCCGTTACTACGGCGCCATGAGCGCAATGTATTTGGGCAATAGCGACGGCGAGGCTCGCGTCCGCGATTTTGTGGAGCGCCACCCGGAGTCGCCTTTGTCGGCCAAAGCATTTTACGAGTTGGCGAACCATCATTACAGCACGGGCAAGTTCAAAAGCGCGGTGTTGTATTTCGAAAAGGTAAACGGATCGTCGCTTGACCGCGAGACCCGAGCCGATTATACGTTCAAAAAAGCCTATTCGTATTTCAACCTTCGCATGTTCCAGAAGGCTTTGCCGCTGTTCAATTCCATCAAAGGAATCGAAAGCGAAAGAAAAGGGGCCGCTTCGTACTATGCCGGTTATATCGAGTATGAGGCCGGTGATTATGACAAGGCGGTAAAAGACCTGAAAGTAGCCGGTGCCGACGACGCTTACAAAAACGTGGTTCCGTACCTGATCGCCAATATTTATTATAAGCAGGGCGATGACAAGAGCTTGCTGACTTACGCCAAGCCAATAGTGGACGGTAAGGGAAAGGTAGGTAACAGATCCGAACTTACGCTTTTGGTGGCCGAGGCCTATTTCCGGGCCAAAGATTATGGCGAAGCCGGAAAGTATTACGGAAAGTATCTGAAAGTCCGCAAAAAGGCTCCGGCCGATATTTACTATCGCGCGGGTTATTCGGCATACCGTTCGGGCGCTTCCGAAGACGCGATTTCCTCGTTTAAGAAAGCCGCGTTGGCCAAGGATTCTTTGGCTTATTACGCCTCGTACTATTTGGGTAGCCTTTATCTGAAAACGGATAATAAAAACTACGCTCTGACGGCCTTCGATAAGGCGCGCAAGGCGGATTTCAATGAAGATATCGCTTCGGAAAGTGATTTCAACTACGGTAAGTTGAACTACGATCTGGAACGCTTTGATCAAGCTATCCGTTCGCTTAACAATTTCGTGAAGAAGTATCCTTCGCACAAATACGTGACCGAAGCCAATGAGTTGATCAGCGACGCTTATCTGAACGGCAACAATTACGAAAACGCCATTAAGCACCTTGAGGGCTTGCCGTACAAATCGCCTAAAGTTCGTGAGACTTTGCAGATTATCACCTTTAAGCGCGGCGTGGAGTTGTTCAACCAAGATGCGGTAGAAAAAGCTATTCCGGTCTTCGAGAAATCGTTGCAATATCCTTACGACAAAGACATCGTGGTGAAGACCAATTACTGGATCGCCGAGGCGCATTCGTTGCGCAAGGCGTTTGCGGAATCGATTCCGTTCTACACCACATCGCTTCGTATGGCCGAGGATCGTGACAATGTCCGCCTCAACGCTATGTACGGATTGGGCTACGCTTATTTTAATACGAAGCAGTACAGCTTGGCTTTGCCGTATTTCAAAAATTACGTTACCGAGTTGGAAAGTCGCCCGAACAAGCTTTTCTACGGTGACGCTCTTATGCGTTTGGCCGATTGCTACTATGTGGACAAGACTTACCAAAGCGCCCTGAACTATTACGATTTGGCCGTAAGCCAAAATAATCCCGATGTGGATTACGCTTATTTCCAAAAAGGAATGATCGAGGGCGTTCGCGGAAATTTCCAGACTTCGCGGGCTCATTTGGCCAAAGTGGTAAGTATGGAACCTCGTTCAAAGCTGCGTGAGGACGCCATCTACCAAATGGCGGCGTTTGATAACGAAAGCGGAGATTACCATCAGTCGATCGAGGATATCAACACCTTGATTAAGTCTTCGCCACACAGCCCTGTTTTGCCTTTGGCGATTGAGCTTAGAGCCAGGAACTATTACAATTTGAAAAAATATCGCGAAGCCGCTGACGATTACGAGCGGATTATCGAGGAATTCCCGAAAGCCAGCGTGGCGAACGACGCTTTGTTGGGCTTGCAGGGAGCTTTGAAATTCTTGGAAAAACAGGACGAGCTTGACAAGTACATCGCCATGTACAAGAAAGCCAACCCGGAGAGCGAAGATCTTCAGTTGGTGGAATTCGAAACGGCGCGTAACCTGTATTTCTCACAGAAATATACGCAAGGCATCACCCGTTTGACGGCTTATTTGATCGATTATCCCGAAAGCGCTTATAAAGTTGACGCCAAGTACTTTTTGGCCGAATGCTACTACCGTGACAAGCAAGACGACAACGCCCGCAAGTGGTTTGACGATGTGGTGGCCGATGGCAACAATATGTACGTAAACCGTTCGCTTAAGAAGATTATCGATATCGAAACCTTGAGATCGAACCATCGCGAAGCGGTTAATTCGGCGAGTTTGCTTTCGTCTTTGGCCCGTACGAAACGTGACCAGTATGACGCCTGGTCGGCGTTGATGAAGTCTTATTATTCTTTGGCCAAATTCGATTCGACCCGCTTCTTCGCCAATCAGGTTTTGGAGAAAGCCAACGTTTCAACCAACGCCACGAACTCGGCCAACCTTTATCTGGGTAAAGCTGCTTACGGCAAGAAGGAATACAACGAGGCGATAGACCAATTCCTGAATACGCTCAACACTGCCAAAGACGTGAACGGCGCCGAGGCCCAGTACCTTTTGGGTAAGATCTTCCATGAGCAGGGCAAATACGAGCAGTCTACCGAAACGCTGATCGACCTGAACAAGAACTTCGGCGTGTACGAATATTGGTTGAGCAAGGCCTTCTTGCTTATCGCCGATAACTATATCGCCCAAGACGAACTTTTCCAGGCCAAAGCCACTTTGGAATCGATTATCGAAGGCTCGCCGGTGGAATCTGTGGTGGAAGAGGCCAAGGATCGATTGGCCCAAACGGAGAAGAAAACGCGGGAGCAAATCCAGAAGCGTGACACCACCCAAGTGTTGATGGTGGATTCTCTTGACGCTCCGGCGGAAGTGGAGACTAACGAGTCCGATTCTGTTGATGTCGGATCTGAAGAGGGGAGCGAGGATGAAAAGCAACAGTTTTGA
- a CDS encoding GAF domain-containing protein, which produces MKTRIGIVNKISLAVIIPSIILLSATAWLVSRELKEKGGEISRQLAVKSAETIAAKIHAGLESEMQTARTLASQLGDLDSLTHSELERFQLKAFSGFLTNSDFAQSIWIDRLPVPETKDEQTKRELHTYAKNGNGTTAFQKRNPAQTSRAHRTAFLDISKGGKEKLLPPLKVKNSYPNASACVPILNEFGQFKGMLKYVFSLASISQIVKANSTEDYEVLLTNSDGKTLFASNKNTDKSNLLGQYEGRNAELRKVMDSGHGAFTFEPEDQDRIICLTPVKLGKSDEYWMLGVTYSLKRHWEAASEVFLSIFLFLTAGYLGLSLIARIAVTKVAKPLQILTEHLKRMAKGEIKSFKNDSNKKDQDEIYDIGRSLNKVIKGLKKKQAFAAEIGKGNLHENLKLESDGDVLGQELIRMRDNLLISKLKEDDEKWISDGLAMFANLLKDNDADTNGFSVTIISALVRRLKANQGSIFLIRNEGDDEYLELEGTYAYDHERVRENRIEVGDTLIGQCALEKDPIFLTDIPDGYTSITSGLGEATPSCICIYPLMAHDEVYGVIEIASFTVFGEKEKSFLTKVSDSLALAFRKIQTSEDTLTLLRQSQQQAEELKTQEEEMRQSMEELAVTQEHMERAQWELRLQRQNLQGIVDSLKVNILAFDQNFKILTINKALKSRYVGTVYDVMDVGVCILDLLDEKDKADWMPRYKAALAGKETELLLELQSKGLTSFRYYNVSPIFDDQNEVIGAAVLSNDVTDNKEYYCQRLEPIFYNMDTATVASNDQ; this is translated from the coding sequence ATGAAAACACGGATAGGAATCGTAAACAAGATCTCCCTCGCCGTCATTATTCCTTCTATCATACTGCTTAGCGCTACAGCGTGGCTAGTATCGAGGGAATTAAAGGAGAAGGGCGGAGAGATATCAAGACAGCTTGCGGTAAAATCCGCAGAAACTATCGCAGCCAAAATACACGCGGGTCTAGAAAGCGAAATGCAAACCGCAAGAACTCTCGCTTCCCAGCTCGGCGACTTAGACTCACTCACTCACTCTGAATTAGAGCGGTTTCAACTCAAGGCATTTTCCGGCTTCCTAACCAATTCGGACTTTGCCCAATCCATCTGGATAGATCGGCTGCCTGTTCCGGAAACAAAGGACGAACAAACCAAACGAGAACTCCACACTTACGCTAAAAACGGGAACGGGACAACAGCTTTTCAAAAAAGGAACCCAGCCCAAACCAGCAGGGCTCATAGAACCGCCTTTCTAGATATATCGAAAGGAGGGAAAGAAAAATTACTCCCTCCCTTAAAGGTTAAAAATTCTTACCCAAACGCGTCTGCTTGCGTTCCTATCCTTAATGAGTTTGGGCAATTTAAAGGAATGTTGAAGTACGTTTTCAGTCTCGCTTCGATATCCCAGATCGTTAAAGCAAACTCAACCGAAGATTATGAGGTGCTCCTCACCAACAGCGACGGAAAAACCCTTTTTGCTTCAAACAAAAACACCGATAAATCAAACCTACTCGGCCAATACGAAGGCCGTAATGCGGAACTCCGAAAAGTCATGGATTCCGGCCATGGCGCCTTTACATTCGAGCCAGAAGACCAAGACCGCATTATCTGCCTAACTCCCGTAAAACTTGGCAAATCGGACGAGTATTGGATGCTTGGCGTCACGTATTCTCTAAAACGCCATTGGGAAGCGGCCTCAGAGGTTTTTCTCAGCATTTTCTTATTTCTGACAGCAGGTTACTTGGGCTTGTCGCTTATCGCCAGGATTGCCGTCACAAAGGTAGCTAAACCACTACAGATCCTAACGGAACACCTTAAACGAATGGCCAAAGGCGAAATCAAAAGCTTCAAAAACGACAGTAACAAGAAAGACCAAGACGAAATTTACGACATTGGACGGTCACTCAACAAGGTGATCAAAGGACTAAAGAAAAAACAGGCTTTCGCCGCCGAAATCGGCAAAGGCAACCTCCACGAAAACCTCAAGCTGGAATCTGACGGGGATGTGTTGGGCCAAGAGCTTATCCGGATGCGTGACAACCTGCTAATCAGCAAGTTAAAAGAAGATGACGAAAAATGGATTTCGGACGGTCTGGCCATGTTTGCCAACCTCCTGAAAGACAATGACGCCGACACAAACGGCTTCAGCGTAACGATAATATCGGCTCTGGTAAGACGCCTGAAAGCAAACCAAGGATCGATCTTTTTAATCCGCAACGAAGGAGATGACGAATACCTTGAACTAGAAGGCACTTACGCTTACGACCATGAACGTGTAAGGGAAAACAGAATTGAAGTAGGCGACACATTGATAGGTCAATGCGCACTGGAAAAAGACCCTATTTTCCTCACCGACATTCCAGATGGCTACACAAGCATTACTTCAGGTTTGGGCGAAGCCACTCCGTCGTGTATCTGTATTTACCCCCTTATGGCTCATGACGAAGTGTACGGGGTAATCGAAATCGCCTCGTTTACCGTTTTTGGTGAAAAAGAAAAATCGTTCCTGACCAAAGTCTCCGATTCCCTCGCTCTCGCTTTCCGAAAAATCCAAACAAGCGAAGACACGCTAACGCTCCTCAGGCAATCGCAACAACAAGCCGAAGAACTAAAAACCCAAGAAGAGGAAATGCGTCAAAGCATGGAGGAATTGGCCGTCACCCAAGAACATATGGAAAGGGCTCAGTGGGAACTAAGGCTACAGCGTCAAAATCTGCAAGGGATCGTGGACAGCCTAAAGGTCAACATTCTCGCTTTCGACCAAAACTTCAAGATTTTGACTATCAACAAAGCTCTTAAGAGCCGTTACGTCGGCACTGTATACGATGTTATGGACGTTGGCGTATGCATACTTGACCTTTTGGACGAAAAAGACAAAGCCGACTGGATGCCCCGTTACAAGGCGGCATTGGCAGGCAAAGAGACAGAGCTTCTGCTAGAACTCCAATCCAAAGGATTGACATCTTTCCGATATTACAACGTCTCTCCGATATTTGATGATCAAAACGAAGTAATCGGGGCAGCTGTACTCTCCAATGATGTCACAGACAACAAAGAATATTACTGTCAGCGTCTTGAGCCGATTTTCTACAATATGGATACCGCTACAGTAGCCAGCAACGATCAGTAA
- a CDS encoding bifunctional 2-methylcitrate synthase/citrate synthase, with translation MSDTIRAPKGLAGVIADDTRISKVNPATNSLIYRGYAVQDLCEHCAFEEVAYLLTKGSLPTAEQLAEFTAKEKSYRNLSDNLLAVIQLLPKGAHPMDAVRTAVSVLGMEDDRTWDSSPETNDDKFLRMLAAIPSAVAAYYRHVSGQEYIAPAEDLGFSANFFHMCFGEVPSEEVVKAFDASMILYAEHSFNASTFTGRVITSTTSDIYSSIVGAIGALKGPLHGGANEQVMHMLKEVGEKAKAKGWLLDALASKRKIMGFGHRVYRNGDSRVPTMRSYMHKVADATNNRKWVEISDALEETMIAEKGIHPNLDFPAGPAYYMMGFEIEMFTPIFVMSRITGWSAHVMEQASANKLIRPLSEYVGPDQRKVTPIGERVCDVAE, from the coding sequence ATGAGCGACACGATTAGAGCTCCCAAAGGCCTCGCTGGCGTAATCGCCGACGATACCAGAATTTCCAAAGTGAATCCGGCTACAAATTCACTTATATATAGAGGTTATGCGGTACAGGACCTTTGCGAGCACTGTGCTTTCGAAGAAGTGGCTTACCTCCTGACCAAAGGTAGCCTGCCGACCGCCGAACAGCTAGCGGAATTTACAGCAAAAGAGAAATCTTACAGAAACCTGTCGGATAACCTGTTGGCCGTAATCCAGCTTTTGCCGAAAGGCGCCCACCCGATGGACGCCGTTCGTACGGCGGTAAGCGTATTGGGCATGGAAGACGACAGAACTTGGGACAGCTCGCCTGAAACCAACGACGATAAGTTCCTCCGTATGCTGGCAGCTATTCCTTCGGCTGTGGCCGCGTATTATCGCCATGTGTCCGGACAAGAGTATATTGCGCCAGCGGAAGACTTGGGCTTTAGCGCGAACTTTTTCCATATGTGTTTCGGCGAGGTGCCGTCAGAGGAAGTCGTAAAGGCTTTTGACGCTTCGATGATCCTTTATGCCGAGCATAGCTTCAACGCTTCCACTTTCACGGGACGTGTGATCACTTCTACCACTTCCGATATCTATAGCTCAATTGTGGGCGCTATCGGGGCCTTGAAAGGACCGTTGCATGGAGGCGCTAACGAGCAGGTGATGCATATGCTGAAGGAAGTGGGCGAGAAGGCGAAAGCCAAAGGATGGCTCTTGGACGCTTTGGCCTCTAAGCGCAAGATTATGGGCTTTGGTCACAGGGTGTACCGCAATGGCGATTCACGTGTGCCGACTATGCGTTCTTATATGCATAAAGTGGCCGACGCTACGAACAACAGAAAATGGGTGGAGATCTCGGATGCTTTGGAGGAGACGATGATCGCCGAGAAGGGCATTCACCCGAACCTCGATTTTCCTGCGGGGCCCGCGTATTATATGATGGGCTTCGAGATCGAGATGTTTACACCGATTTTTGTAATGAGCCGGATTACGGGCTGGTCAGCTCATGTAATGGAGCAGGCTAGCGCCAATAAGTTGATTCGCCCGCTTAGCGAATATGTAGGTCCGGACCAGCGCAAGGTTACTCCAATTGGCGAAAGGGTTTGTGACGTCGCTGAATAA